The Allochromatium tepidum genome has a window encoding:
- the ppsR gene encoding transcriptional regulator PpsR has product MTAFSAPNEHLGTLDAATAAALIEGLADVAVVLDAAGTVRDVSFGNADLRSDVDADWVGEPWLTSVSLDTRPNLEALLDEVRQVPVTRWRQVTHRGARGNEIPIQYRALRLKGDDGPIVAVGRSLQGMAALQQQLIDAQQALERDYWRFRQVETRYRLLFRMVSEAILIIDAPTQRVVEANPAAGQLLGEAPARIIGRPFPEGFDTEGTQAINGLLAGVRAAGRADDVRARLIDGAEEFLVAASLLRQENASFLLVRLSPILAESASNAPPDAKARYLRVLEEAPDGVVITDADGRILSANATFLSLAEIPTEQQARGESLDRWLGRPGVDLNVLMANLRQYTTVRLFATLLRGEYGTTTDVEISAAAVRNSERPYFGFFIRDVGRRLHSEPQVNPEQTRWLDQLTERVGRVPLKELVRESTDTIERLCIEAALKLTGDNRASAAELLGLSRQSLYVKIDRYGIVADHHAAPASAEEP; this is encoded by the coding sequence GTGACTGCGTTCAGCGCCCCGAATGAGCATCTCGGCACCCTCGATGCCGCGACGGCGGCCGCCCTGATCGAGGGGCTGGCCGATGTCGCCGTCGTGCTCGACGCGGCGGGGACGGTCCGGGACGTCTCCTTCGGCAACGCCGATCTGCGCTCCGATGTCGATGCCGACTGGGTCGGCGAGCCCTGGCTGACGAGCGTCTCGCTCGACACCCGCCCCAATCTCGAAGCCCTGCTCGACGAGGTCCGGCAGGTTCCGGTCACGCGCTGGCGTCAGGTCACGCATCGCGGCGCGCGCGGCAACGAGATCCCGATCCAGTATCGCGCCCTGCGTCTCAAGGGCGACGACGGCCCCATCGTCGCGGTCGGGCGCAGTCTCCAGGGCATGGCGGCGCTCCAGCAGCAGCTCATCGACGCCCAGCAGGCCCTGGAGCGTGACTACTGGCGTTTCCGTCAGGTCGAGACCCGCTACCGGCTGCTGTTCCGCATGGTCTCGGAGGCCATCCTCATCATCGACGCGCCGACTCAGCGCGTGGTCGAGGCCAATCCGGCCGCCGGCCAGCTCCTGGGCGAGGCGCCGGCGCGTATCATCGGTCGCCCCTTCCCCGAGGGCTTCGACACCGAGGGTACGCAGGCCATCAATGGTCTGCTGGCGGGCGTGCGCGCGGCGGGCCGGGCCGACGACGTGCGGGCGCGTCTGATCGACGGCGCCGAAGAGTTCCTGGTCGCGGCCTCGCTGCTGCGTCAGGAGAACGCCTCCTTCCTGCTGGTGCGGCTGTCGCCGATCCTGGCCGAGTCGGCCTCCAACGCGCCGCCGGACGCCAAGGCGCGCTATCTGCGCGTGCTCGAAGAGGCGCCGGACGGCGTGGTCATCACCGACGCCGACGGACGCATCCTGAGCGCCAACGCCACCTTCCTGAGCCTGGCCGAGATCCCTACCGAGCAGCAGGCGCGCGGCGAGTCGCTCGACCGCTGGCTCGGACGTCCGGGGGTCGATCTCAATGTGCTCATGGCCAATCTGCGTCAGTACACCACGGTGCGGCTGTTCGCGACCCTGCTGCGCGGCGAGTACGGCACCACCACGGACGTCGAGATCTCGGCGGCGGCGGTGCGCAACAGCGAACGGCCCTATTTCGGCTTCTTCATCCGCGACGTCGGGCGGCGGCTGCACAGCGAGCCGCAGGTCAACCCCGAGCAGACACGCTGGCTGGATCAGCTCACCGAGCGCGTCGGGCGCGTGCCGCTCAAGGAACTGGTGCGCGAGTCGACCGACACGATCGAGCGGCTGTGCATCGAGGCCGCACTCAAGCTCACCGGCGACAACCGCGCCTCGGCCGCCGAACTGCTGGGCTTGAGTCGGCAAAGTCTGTACGTCAAAATCGACCGCTACGGCATCGTCGCGGATCATCATGCCGCGCCGGCGTCCGCCGAAGAACCCTAA
- the chlG gene encoding chlorophyll synthase ChlG produces MNQTTVIATRTYPEPKAILEVLHPITWFPPMWAFTCGVVSSGAPILEQWRLLIAGIILAGPLMCATSQVVNDWYDRDVDAINEPDRPIPSGRIPGRWGFYLSLIWTAVSLALAYVLGPWVFGMALIGMAIAWGYSAPPFRFKGNGWWGNLAAGISYEGLAWVTGAAVMIGGALPGWEILVLALLYSLGAHGIMTLNDFKAIEGDIEMGVRSLPVQLGVEKAAWWACIVMGLPQAVVVALLLSWDKPAHAGAVGVVLLIQVALMVRFLAKPVERAVWFSGLGVTVYVTGMMISAFAVRGLMTAAG; encoded by the coding sequence ATGAATCAGACCACGGTCATCGCGACCCGGACCTATCCCGAGCCCAAGGCCATTCTCGAAGTCCTGCATCCCATCACCTGGTTCCCGCCGATGTGGGCCTTCACCTGCGGTGTGGTCTCCTCGGGCGCGCCGATCCTGGAGCAGTGGCGGCTGCTGATCGCCGGCATCATCCTGGCCGGGCCGCTGATGTGCGCCACCAGTCAGGTCGTCAACGACTGGTACGACCGTGATGTCGACGCCATCAATGAGCCGGATCGTCCGATTCCGTCCGGGCGCATCCCCGGTCGCTGGGGCTTCTATCTGTCGCTGATCTGGACGGCAGTCTCGCTGGCGCTGGCCTATGTGCTCGGCCCCTGGGTGTTCGGCATGGCGCTGATCGGCATGGCCATCGCATGGGGCTACAGCGCCCCGCCCTTCCGCTTCAAGGGCAACGGCTGGTGGGGCAATCTGGCCGCCGGCATCTCCTATGAGGGCCTGGCCTGGGTCACGGGCGCGGCGGTCATGATCGGCGGCGCCCTGCCCGGCTGGGAGATCCTGGTGCTGGCGCTGCTCTACAGTCTCGGCGCCCACGGCATCATGACGCTCAACGACTTCAAGGCCATCGAGGGCGACATCGAAATGGGCGTGCGCTCGCTGCCGGTCCAGCTCGGCGTCGAAAAGGCGGCCTGGTGGGCCTGTATCGTTATGGGTCTGCCGCAGGCGGTCGTGGTCGCGCTGCTGCTCTCCTGGGACAAGCCGGCCCATGCCGGCGCCGTCGGCGTGGTGCTGCTGATCCAGGTCGCCCTGATGGTCCGTTTCCTCGCCAAGCCGGTCGAACGCGCCGTCTGGTTCAGCGGACTGGGCGTGACCGTCTATGTCACCGGCATGATGATCAGCGCCTTCGCCGTGCGCGGGCTGATGACGGCGGCCGGCTGA
- a CDS encoding transposase, giving the protein MSPLPASIVAVLQPFACLFTNPTWVHVQVLPAGTLLAPGPRTVVVDETLERRKGAQIWAKGMYRDAVRSSHSRVVTCLGVQWICMALLVPVPWSDRPWALPFLTRLAPSQRANEAAERRHRTTVELTIGMVSLVARWLQHRRWVLVGDGAYAGVQLGLEALRVNVTLVSRLRLDARLVYLSRRPGPGAAWTQAQEGRGAGETEHAPGGGPDPGRADNRAMVRTTQDFSGSRRVYAPTPKIWRPRQDSNL; this is encoded by the coding sequence ATGAGTCCTCTGCCGGCCTCGATTGTAGCGGTTTTACAGCCGTTTGCCTGCCTGTTTACCAACCCGACGTGGGTGCATGTGCAAGTGTTGCCGGCCGGAACGCTGTTGGCGCCAGGGCCGCGTACGGTGGTGGTCGACGAGACGCTGGAGCGGCGCAAAGGGGCGCAGATTTGGGCCAAGGGGATGTATCGCGACGCGGTGCGCTCCAGTCACAGCCGGGTAGTGACGTGCCTGGGGGTGCAGTGGATCTGTATGGCGCTGCTGGTACCGGTGCCCTGGAGCGATCGGCCGTGGGCGCTGCCGTTTCTCACGCGCCTGGCCCCCTCGCAGCGGGCCAACGAGGCCGCCGAGCGCCGGCATCGCACGACGGTGGAGCTGACCATTGGGATGGTGAGCCTGGTGGCCCGTTGGCTCCAGCATCGGCGCTGGGTGTTGGTCGGCGATGGGGCCTACGCCGGCGTGCAGCTGGGCTTGGAAGCGTTGCGGGTCAACGTCACCCTGGTCTCGCGCCTGCGTCTGGATGCCCGTCTTGTTTACCTTTCCCGCCGCCCCGGTCCCGGGGCGGCGTGGACCCAAGCCCAAGAAGGGCGCGGCGCTGGAGAAACTGAGCACGCGCCTGGAGGAGGCCCGGACCCAGGGCGCGCCGACAACCGTGCAATGGTACGGACAACCCAAGACTTTAGCGGGTCTCGGCGGGTTTATGCACCAACGCCAAAGATATGGCGTCCCCGACAGGATTCGAACCTGTGA
- a CDS encoding geranylgeranyl diphosphate reductase, which translates to MSNLETFDVVVIGGGPAGATAANDLAKAGRSVCLLDRAGRIKPCGGAIPPQAMRDFDLPESVLANRVNSARMISPSDRKVDMPIQNGYVGLVDREHFDEWLRARAAESGATRRTGTFEKIERDTDGTAIVVYRPGQGRNDSPSEQIRARAVIGADGANSFVGKHYVPGYETVKYVSAYHEILRTPPGFDGNSRCDVYYQGDISPDFYGWVFPHGDTISVGVGTAVPGFSLRAACTELSRRAGLADAEILRREGAPIPLEPLKCWDNGRDILLAGDAAGVVAPASGEGIYYAMMGGRLAAQAVDEFCRTGDPKALKQARKRFMKDHGKVFWVLGIMQRFWYSSDKRRERFVSLCADPDIQYLTWEAYMNKRLVKARPGAHLRIFFKDMAHLLGLVSPR; encoded by the coding sequence ATGTCCAACCTCGAAACCTTCGACGTCGTCGTGATCGGCGGCGGACCGGCCGGCGCGACCGCCGCCAATGATCTGGCCAAGGCGGGCCGCTCGGTGTGCCTGCTCGACCGCGCCGGGCGCATCAAGCCCTGCGGCGGCGCCATTCCGCCCCAGGCCATGCGCGACTTCGATCTGCCCGAATCGGTCCTGGCCAACCGCGTCAATTCGGCGCGCATGATCTCGCCTTCGGACCGCAAGGTGGATATGCCGATCCAGAACGGTTACGTGGGTCTGGTCGACCGGGAGCACTTCGATGAGTGGCTGCGGGCGCGTGCCGCCGAGTCCGGCGCGACCCGTCGTACCGGCACCTTCGAGAAGATCGAGCGCGATACGGACGGGACGGCGATCGTCGTCTACCGTCCCGGCCAGGGGCGCAACGATTCGCCGAGCGAGCAGATCCGGGCGCGTGCCGTCATCGGCGCCGACGGGGCCAATTCATTCGTCGGCAAGCACTATGTTCCGGGCTATGAGACGGTCAAGTATGTCTCGGCCTATCACGAAATCCTGCGCACCCCGCCCGGTTTCGACGGCAACAGCCGTTGCGACGTCTACTACCAGGGCGACATCTCGCCGGACTTCTACGGCTGGGTCTTCCCGCATGGCGATACGATCAGCGTCGGCGTGGGCACGGCCGTTCCGGGCTTCTCGCTGCGCGCGGCCTGCACTGAGTTGAGCCGTCGCGCCGGTCTGGCCGATGCCGAGATCCTGCGTCGCGAGGGTGCGCCGATTCCGCTCGAACCGCTCAAGTGCTGGGACAACGGGCGCGACATCCTACTGGCGGGCGATGCGGCGGGCGTGGTCGCTCCGGCCTCGGGCGAGGGCATCTATTACGCCATGATGGGCGGACGGCTGGCGGCGCAGGCGGTCGACGAGTTCTGTCGCACCGGCGACCCCAAGGCGCTCAAGCAGGCGCGCAAGCGCTTCATGAAGGACCACGGCAAGGTGTTCTGGGTGCTGGGCATCATGCAGCGCTTCTGGTACTCCAGCGACAAGCGTCGTGAGCGGTTCGTCAGTCTGTGCGCCGACCCGGACATCCAATATCTGACCTGGGAGGCCTACATGAACAAGCGTCTGGTCAAGGCGCGTCCGGGTGCACATCTGCGGATCTTCTTCAAGGACATGGCCCATCTGCTGGGGCTGGTGTCTCCGCGTTGA